Part of the Bradyrhizobium sp. AZCC 1721 genome, TACCAATGCCGGGGCTGCCCTGCGCTGGCTCAGCGCTCAACCGCCCAATCTCGGCGAGGTTCGCGATTCCCTTCGCCGTATCGTCGAGGACGGCAAGCGCGCCGGCAACGTCATCAGCGGGATCCGGGCCCTCATCAACAAGGTGCCGCCGCGGAACGATCGGTTCGACCTCAATGAAGCCATCCTCGAAATGGTCGTGCTGACCCGGAGCGAAATGCTCAAGCACGGCATCTTGCTGCAGACCGACCTCGCGCCGGGCTTGCCTATGGTGAAGGGCGATCGCACCCAACTGCAGCAGGTGATTCTGAACCTGATCCTTAATGCCATTGAAGCCATGGAGGGCGTCGACCAGCGGGCAGGCGCACTGCGGATCAACAGCGAGAGGGAGGCCGCAGGCGGCGTGCTCGTCACGGTTCGCGATTCCGGCCCGGGCCTGGACCCGGCGGATGTCGAGCGCGTGTTCGAGGCCTTCTATACGACGAAGGCCAAGGGCATGGGCATGGGCCTCGCGATCTGCCGGTCGATGGTCGAGGCTCACGGGGGACGGATGTGGGCGAGCGCGAACGAACCACGGGGCGCCGTGTTTCAATTTTCGCTGCCGCTGGAACAAGACGAGAGCGTTCAAGCCCGGCAGATCCGGTCCAATCCGGCCGCGTGAGGTTGCGGGTTGCGAGAAGCAAAGTGAGGAGCCGTTCGCGGTTGGAGCAAATGTCCCTGCGCTATGCTCGGGCCGGCCACAATGAGGCAAACGCGGACATGTGCGTGCCCGAGACATTGCTTCCGGTCTCAAGTAGCTGCAGAATGGCGCGCCAGAACAGGTCTGCGGGAGGGATATCATGATCTCACGTCGTCTTGTCATCCGACTGCTTGCGGCCGCAGTAATAGCTTTCGCGCTCAGCCCCATCCCGGTGGCCCTGGCTTTTTCGCCCGAGGCGCGCAACGCCAAGCTCGATGAAGTCCTTCGGGGCTTGGTGGAAGGCCGCAGCACTCCGGGTATCGTGGTGCTGATCCTCCAGGACGGCCGCCCGGTCTACAGCCGCAGCGTCGGCGTTCGCGAGGTTGGAAGTACCGCGCCGATCGGCGCAAACGACATGTTCCGAGTTGCCTCAATGACGAAGACTGTCACCTCGGTGGCGGCGATGATCCTTGTCGAGCAGGGCAAGATTGGCCTGGATGATCCGGTTAGCCGCTTCCTCCCCGAGTTCACCAAGCTTCGGGTGCGAGGGCCCGACGGCGCCGAGGGGCCGGCCAACAGGCCCCCGACCATCCGCGAATTGCTGACCCATACCGCCGGGCTCTCCTATAACTTCATCAATAATGCTCGGCTTGTGGATGCATATCGCGACGCGCGCGTGACCGACGGGCTAGATCAGCCCGAAGTAACCACCGCTGAAGCAATGCAGCGTCTCGCCTCCGTTCCGCTTGGCTATCAGCCTGGTACGGGCTGGGAATACTCGCTTGCGACGGACGTGCTCGGCGCCGTCATCGAGAAGGTGACGGGAAACAGCCTGCAATCTTTTGTCACCGAGCGCATTGCAAAGCCCTTGCGCATCGAGAGCTTTGTGTTCAACGCGCCCGATACCGTTCGCTCACGCTTCGTGCAGGTGACGCGACCCGCACAGGTCACGGGCGCACTCGGCACAGGCTACGTTCCCGTGATGGGACCTGAGGCAGTGCCGTTCCCACCTACCAAGGGCACTGCCAGCCTCGACCCGAACCGCGCCTTCTCTCCGACTGCGTACAATTCCGGCGGCGCCGGCATGAGTGCCACTATCGGTGACTACGTGCGGTTCTTGCAGATGCTGCTGAACGAGGGCGAGCTTGACGGCGTGCGGGTGCTCCGCGCCGAGACGGTCCGGCAGATGACGCAGAACGCGACCGGCAACATGCCGACGATTCGCGGACCCGGTTGGGGCTTCACGCTGGGCTTTGGAATCCTGACCGATCCCGCCGCAGCCAAGAGCCGTCTTCCGGCCGGTAGCTATGGATGGGGCGGCATCTATGGCACGCAGTTTTGGATCGATCCGACAAACCGCGTCATCGGCGTAGTCATGACCCAGACGGCGATCATTGGCTCCGGTCCCATTTCGAATCCCGTCCGGGAGGCGTTCTACGCGGCCGATTGAAGGTTTGATGACCAGCCTGGGGATCGGTCTGCTCCCGCAAGGCTGGTGACGTTCCGCTCAAACGGTGCTCTCGGTCTACCTCCAGGAGCGGGAGTATATTTATCGATGGCTATCAGCTCCCCCGATCTGAAAGCGTTCTTGCTCGCCACACCTTTCTTCGGTGGCCTTTCAGATGCGGGCCTCGATCTGCTGATCTCGATGCTGGTCGAGCGCCGCTTCAACGCCGGTGCCACGGTCGTCGCGGAAGGAGAACCGGGGCGCTCCATGTTCATTGTTCACTCTGGCCAGCTCGTGGTGAGCAAGCGGGCGGATGCCGGACGCGTCATTCGCATGGCGGATCTCGGGCCCGGTGATTTCTTCGGCGAAATGACGCTTATCGAAATGCAGAACCGATCAGCCACCGTCGTCGCGGAGAGCCCAACCATGCTGTACGAGCTCACAGCCCAAAAACTCTACATGTGCTACAAAGCCGACATCCATGCGTATGTGATGGTTATGCAGAATATCAACCGCGAGCTTTGCCGGCGGCTCCGCCGCGCCGACGACCGCATTGCCAGGCTGCAGATGCTTCACGCGAGGCAATGACGCAGGTTTCGCGCGCGGCGCGGGTGGGACGAAAAACTGCGAACGGCGAACGCTCCCTAACCCAATATGAAATTGGATTTGATTTGGACCACGAAGAAAGTGCGCTCCCTCTCCCGCTTGCGGGGGAGGGTTGGGGTGGGGGTGTCTCCACGGGCGACACTGCCTGAGTGGAGAGAGCCCCCACCCGGCGCTTCGCCATGGCCGAGGCTTTGCCTCGGCGTCTCAGAGGACGGCCACCGAAGGTGGCCTACGCCTCCCCCGCAAGCGGGAGAGGTAAAGCGCGTCCGCGGCCAAAAAAACATCACGCTCTAGCTCGCTACGCGCTCCGGCCCGGCGGGAGGACGACGACGATCGCGCCGAGCTTCACCCGATTGACGAGATCGATAACATCTTCGTTGGTCATGCGGATGCAGCCGGACGAAATGGCCTGACCGATATATTCCGGCTGGTTGGTGCCGTGGATGCGGTACAGCGTGTCCTTGTTGCCCTCGTAAAGATAGATCGCCCGCGCGCCCAGCGGATTGGCCGGACCTCCGGCAACGCGCTTCGGGTAGGGCCCGAGCCGGGCCTGGATCTCCGCCGTCGGGATCCAATCCGGCCATTCCGCCATGCGGCCAACCGTAGCGACGCCGGACCAGGCCAGCGCTTCCTCTCCCACCGTCACGCCGTAGCGGATCGCCTTGCCCCCAGGCAAGACGTAGTACAGATACTTGGCGTTGGTATCGACCAGGATCGTTCCCGGCTGCTCCTTGCGCGTGTAGTCGACAATATGCCGGCGATAAGTCTCGGGAATGCTGGCCTGCGCGTAAGGCGTGCGGGCGAGCAACTGCCGGTCCCTTGGGGTCAAACTGGCATTCGACGATGGTGCAAGCGTCGCTTGCATACAGCCGCCCAGCAGCCCTACCAGTAACAACGCGAGCCCACGCCCCATCATCGCGTGTCCTCCAAGAGTCCACATGGACGTAATTTGTTTGCTCAAAAAGTGTGGAAATCAAGGCGTCGCTCCCGGATCGGGTCAGGCCGGGGCATCACGACCTAGCCAGGTGACGTGCTGCGGCAAGCCGCAGCACGCCGCCCGATTACCGAGTGCCTTGAGATGGCGCCGAAACATGCGTCGGCTTCACGTAGTAGTTTGCCACCAGATGGTCGGCGATCTTGCGACCCATCGCTTCTCCGACCTCCAGCGAATTGCGGAAATGAATGCCGCCCCAGATGCGCACTTCTTTGTGCTCCTGGGTCATCTGCGCAAAGCTGGTGAATTGGCGCGAAAGGCGCGCGTCGGAAGTATCGGTCGCGGTGAAGCTTTCTGTCCCGGCGCCGAAAACAGCTTCCAGAACGCCTTGTGCCGCACCCGCGTTGATCCCGGCCTGCGACGGGTATTCGGGATGCATCGGCGTAGTGTT contains:
- a CDS encoding L,D-transpeptidase, which codes for MMGRGLALLLVGLLGGCMQATLAPSSNASLTPRDRQLLARTPYAQASIPETYRRHIVDYTRKEQPGTILVDTNAKYLYYVLPGGKAIRYGVTVGEEALAWSGVATVGRMAEWPDWIPTAEIQARLGPYPKRVAGGPANPLGARAIYLYEGNKDTLYRIHGTNQPEYIGQAISSGCIRMTNEDVIDLVNRVKLGAIVVVLPPGRSA
- a CDS encoding serine hydrolase domain-containing protein; this translates as MISRRLVIRLLAAAVIAFALSPIPVALAFSPEARNAKLDEVLRGLVEGRSTPGIVVLILQDGRPVYSRSVGVREVGSTAPIGANDMFRVASMTKTVTSVAAMILVEQGKIGLDDPVSRFLPEFTKLRVRGPDGAEGPANRPPTIRELLTHTAGLSYNFINNARLVDAYRDARVTDGLDQPEVTTAEAMQRLASVPLGYQPGTGWEYSLATDVLGAVIEKVTGNSLQSFVTERIAKPLRIESFVFNAPDTVRSRFVQVTRPAQVTGALGTGYVPVMGPEAVPFPPTKGTASLDPNRAFSPTAYNSGGAGMSATIGDYVRFLQMLLNEGELDGVRVLRAETVRQMTQNATGNMPTIRGPGWGFTLGFGILTDPAAAKSRLPAGSYGWGGIYGTQFWIDPTNRVIGVVMTQTAIIGSGPISNPVREAFYAAD
- a CDS encoding Crp/Fnr family transcriptional regulator, with product MAISSPDLKAFLLATPFFGGLSDAGLDLLISMLVERRFNAGATVVAEGEPGRSMFIVHSGQLVVSKRADAGRVIRMADLGPGDFFGEMTLIEMQNRSATVVAESPTMLYELTAQKLYMCYKADIHAYVMVMQNINRELCRRLRRADDRIARLQMLHARQ